One window from the genome of Yarrowia lipolytica chromosome 1B, complete sequence encodes:
- a CDS encoding uncharacterized protein (Compare to YALI0B05940g, similar to uniprot|Q03280 Saccharomyces cerevisiae YDR457w TOM1 E3 ubiqitin ligase), with protein sequence MTFTNIRLNNEDAYAYTGGKVGRANSKYERLDLAAKWRLPSKDMGLTQQPDLRHFINDVTSANESDLPELLDSFRLKGWERPKGNLYLWYRVLERFEKIMESIVGDKTDIINVDDAQERVLVSLLSFSAFLLEHCSNRSLYSSTKYLSSLLSCSSLPVLNATLSVCIQISQRYSDTRGGRAATAAIDIHKMLKIASLFAANIAPLANSDKISLVDFVTDDKKWPDQLRAVSIEYFASKVRDREGQTAQSTPTKFKGAASSALSTTNTKTGLQTFTISSSEMKKLSVMEAYERATTVLPQELHLDALMYIRAAKSFSTGASSRVPLVSAKCMAITFAVFLLTENVLATKFYAPYPNLVQHLVDLLNPDYKVPNELRSNAIEGLYAMARQRTKLHEILTCLSANVSHGLLMHIIRTLISDLKERRLDEKYASDLCGLVVNLCVSSSTGQMLVSAGLVPALLELIDNDSDYLHMKNVALTLLGQLTLSAPAAFTALINANGVDLIARLIKNEVDYDLDNHGPVPTHCRVDYQISYYRAGWLKTILKFVLQVMPTGGNAERLRNLIDSSTLLSSLGAILQSPQVFGSTIVSVSLGLIITVLHNEPTSYSIISEAGLIDIFFACAEEIMSLSSNDILMAGLNAIGAICLNPDGLERASSEFDYSLIFKVLEDPTRSEELTRHDLAAELGAMVDELIRHNPKLLPSVMEAVDKTAASLAAGVSHESTDTKKTDADDSERAFVIDNFGRFFDCLIANERACDYFVKDNGFTHLLDIITLGDMPYDYGTSEAVNSLNDGLKHLSQRDEEGLVEVYDRKFGGLLHNTDSEFYKFWKSEPGWDTSKIPTCSPELLNQLTSVHSLLNSYEIVFDWAAQLKFVETKNPVEIFELIESLYARASWEIVRISNSVPEDWKKAARLHYFSIAFGPSRKLEEDKKKQIAEIEEKLPADSEYWDLKQYWFVLNGITMATLRCLSNVAKLISAKRLVDHTTNKKLALNIADWVAKGLINNFNYLGIILHSDLPLKARSGYCVYVIAALRETMLSSLRGGASTLTNSASLRTSVFAPFRQAGGLEKLLEVLHYFWGHMEDGDTPEEAAEAKNLSRDEFESREFKKPATLTVNRILEFLLSLVTKECIVDSSFTLTLNTGEERPYFDGGQFLVENKLAVLTGIKPLLLDKETQRRAGARVFEWLLQLVSRLTIRLGEPASSDLNLVPTVLSPQFCTPSDYKVDFLVEQLEFSIEDAKKKLIDAGDNLGKVVKTAGKADIALPEVPKIDVWVPHAPDGTPLLTVAQLNTLRANLGNSLQERSLEFLEKHADHASAVQELFSTPSDDLLEVLTQGLDKGIPGRYELIALSIQDDRNREKFLKRGMYTLEWAQAYMQAHDPDFMSRPEFVHFLAVYERCYFVATEYPLEEAKHLYAEVSHKFTDYSGMVVSEEAIEYVFSKLLAIEKFSESDTLLAVSRVLALYTTKFQYSDRIRGAPVLQAMLKGIREFPDAAHMDSIQQTVLVLLRHCTETPTSIQNIIAHKLGQSSRAPIANLMQQYSYLYARSPEYFILTAKRTLTCDVKHFPEVKPKKVEPLTAEVEHCGIMELLTTEITSLGNSWVPEPSDNVEHPAEPKDYPELAYLTFLLNCMTELLGAYADSKLEFVSLGRKKHGLLSYFLTKLLYFSTAANEPDNTMTRARMSVSASATSCLHALVSSTQERDFDADSTEKRDLVMVRKALLDTVMRLLREATHLDTLDKRYTRYAVLLDLCHKLLSAKTLSTATNSAAIASEHAQQDSAEFALVMYDKHFAKSVTALIADLDLNFPGAKKVAKTLLRPIHRLSHLTMENPDALDRGEDDDDSESEDDESEDDDSDDDTPPQNIFQNSTLGMFEAEANSGDEEMDEIGSDHSELDDDDMEELEEPLYLDQEEDDSDLDLDDMSDDDHVSDHVAESDIDEVIAMEEGEDEWESYSEEELGEEELEDELDFSEAEPAGEQEEGDAIGGVRDLIAALGNPSTPPPPPDYAIDLDSTDEEELQEANSLFVPPPGHSGAVGGHPLLAGRGGNGRSLSMSYTRNAMNLSAINNPMDNLLERMVSRAVTGPDGGSFTIGIGSSNGVQIQRNVEALLTSVGGYRRPRKAGWDAKLLRFEASSTVIRWTAFARMFDIVKQRGVCWRAVAPIMNAIGPPVEAEIEAREQAQREAMQGRLAQEAVIVESSEDEDMVSAASTDDLMGGQEDVEEDEEEERDEALDLAEAIMGHAEEVDDEDDDVSVGTEADQLPESSGPARDPVYVTISGRQVDISGLDIDPTFLEALPEDMREEVVLQHIRESELDDSVISTLPDNMRAELRPVTLGQADSQDFATFLGTLDSNLRHTILMEQDEATLNALPDELVAEARRLRVRQAPLVMDQADDEDDDDPGTEDDTAMIDDAVTSTLGVATTATTPHQRRHTKKVDVFAARNFVDKSGITALIRLLYLPQGSASRDFLHELLLNVVRNRQARADVISILLSILQDGCRDRASLERSFANLTTTSNVQGTPKSPIKAGLGSASSELSTDVTPMTVTLQVLDALSYLIRNNAHIRHYFLTEHEVPVGHTRVKRKKALKSMKYPVNILFGLLKNPVVTERSHAMEVLSIMLQEATRPLQAKRRASMNVAAEAAALAREETRAEAASSSGAVSDTAMVIDEPETEGVTTTVQAKKSLKDLSPYIPSGNLSLVTQILTANECSSLTFQQTLSCMQNLLHIDNAVKVFSSQLSSQAIRLGKTLITDLVNLNSLIHTPGNTIQGSALSKFSLASSDQAKLLRVLTAIDILFDKRGETKVNIYNSLTFGPLWGALSDVLGYVAEHPDLIHVATALLPLMEALMVVCKHSRVTERSAGGAGGNHPGNSPTDHSTHKYSARSYDFANEPIENLFFSFTDEHRKILNLMVRNNPKLMSGSFSILVKNPKVLEFDNKRNYFNRKIHSSNQSDGATINLNVRRDQVFLDSYKSMYFKSAAEIRSGKLNIHFSGEEGVDAGGVTREWYQVLARQMFNPDYALFTPVASDTTTFHPNRTSWVNPEHLSFFKFIGRIIGKAIFDQRLLDCHFSRAVYKKILGRGVSLKDMETLDIEYHKSLVWMLENDITDIITETMSIETEDYGEKKTIDLMPDGRNIAVDESNKAEFVQRVVEYRLITSVEEQLEHFLQGFHDIIPKELVSIFNEQELELLICGLPEIDVDDWRNNTVYTNYSASSPQIQWFWRSIRSFDDEERAKLLQFVTGTSKVPLDGFKELEGMNGPTKFNIHRAYGNNERLPSSHTCFNQLDLPEYDSYETLRGSLLLAITEGREGFGFA encoded by the coding sequence ATGACTTTTACTAACATCAGGTTAAATAATGAGGACGCTTACGCCTACACAGGTGGCAAGGTTGGACGTGCAAACAGTAAGTATGAGCGGCTGGATCTGGCGGCAAAATGGAGGTTACCATCCAAAGACATGGGACTAACACAGCAACCCGACCTTCGCCATTTTATCAATGATGTCACCTCGGCGAACGAGAGTGACCTGCCCGAACTGCTCGACAGCTTCCGGCTCAAGGGATGGGAACGGCCCAAGGGCAACCTGTACCTGTGGTACCGAGTGTTGGAACGGTTCGAGAAGATCATGGAATCCATAGTTGGCGACAAGACCGATATCATCAATGTCGACGACGCCCAGGAACGGGTGTTGGTTTCCctcttgtccttctctGCATTTCTGCTCGAGCACTGCTCCAACAGATCACTATACTCGTCCACAAAGTACCTGTCCTCCCTGCTGTCATGTTCATCCCTGCCGGTTCTCAACGCGACACTGTCTGTGTGCATCCAGATATCGCAGCGATACAGCGACACCCGTGGTGGCCGCGCAGCCACCGCAGCTATCGATATCCACAAGATGCTTAAAATCGCTAGTCTCTTTGCTGCCAACATTGCTCCTCTGGCCAACTCGGACAAGATTTCTCTGGTCGACTTTGTCACCGACGACAAAAAGTGGCCCGACCAGCTGCGAGCCGTGAGCATCGAGTACTTTGCATCCAAAGTCCGCGATCGAGAGGGCCAGACGGCACAGTCGACACccaccaagttcaaggGCGCTGCTTCATCGGCCCTcagcaccaccaacacaaaGACAGGACTACAGACATTCaccatcagcagcagcgagaTGAAGAAACTCAGCGTGATGGAGGCATATGAGCGAGCCACCACTGTTCTCCCCCAGGAGCTCCATCTCGACGCTCTTATGTACATTCGAGCTGCCAAGTCTTTCAGCACTGGTGCCTCTTCGCGGGTCCCTCTTGTAAGTGCCAAGTGCATGGCTATCACCTTTGCCGTATTTCTGCTGACTGAGAACGTCCTGGCAACCAAGTTTTATGCACCCTACCCCAACCTGGTGCAGCATCTGGTGGACCTGCTCAACCCAGACTACAAGGTGCCCAACGAGCTGCGAAGCAATGCTATCGAGGGCTTGTATGCCATGGCCCGCCAGCGCACCAAACTGCATGAAATTCTCACCTGCCTGAGCGCCAACGTGTCCCATGGACTGCTGATGCACATTATCCGGACGCTCATTTCTGATCTCAAAGAGCGGCGTCTGGACGAAAAGTACGCCAGCGACCTTTGCGGGCTGGTGGTAAACTTGTGTGTGTCTTCTTCGACGGGTCAGATGCTGGTTTCCGCTGGACTGGTGCCTGCCCTGCTGGAGCTCATCGACAACGACTCCGATTATCTGCATATGAAGAATGTGGCTCTGACTCTTCTCGGTCAACTGACTCTGTCTGCCCCCGCTGCCTTCACGGCTCTCATCAATGCCAACGGAGTCGACCTGATTGCTCGGCTTATCAAAAACGAGGTGGACTACGACCTCGACAACCATGGACCGGTTCCTACACACTGCAGAGTGGACTACCAGATCAGCTACTACCGAGCGGGCTGGCTCAAGACGATTCTCAAGTTTGTGTTGCAGGTCATGCCCACTGGCGGAAACGCTGAGCGCCTGAGAAACCTCATTGACTCATCTACTCTGCTGTCATCTCTGGGCGCCATTCTTCAGTCCCCTCAAGTGTTCGGATCCACCATTGTTTCAGTTTCACTCGGACTCATCATCACAGTGCTCCACAATGAGCCCACCAGCTATAGCATCATTTCCGAGGCTGGCCTCATTGACATTTTTTTCGCCTGTGCTGAGGAGATTATGTCTCTGTCTTCCAACGACATTCTCATGGCCGGGCTCAATGCCATCGGTGCCATTTGTCTCAACCCTGATGGTCTGGAGCGAGCCTCTAGCGAGTTTGATTACTCACTGATTttcaaggtgctggaagACCCTACCCGATCCGAGGAGCTGACACGACACGATCTTGCCGCCGAGCTGGGAGCCATGGTGGACGAGCTGATTCGTCACAaccccaagctgctgccatCTGTCATGGAAGCCGTGGATAAAACCGCTGCTTCGCTAGCTGCTGGGGTGTCGCATGAGAGCACAGACACCAAAAAGACAGACGCCGATGACTCTGAGCGTGCGTTTGTGATTGACAACTTTGGTCGCTTCTTTGACTGTTTGATTGCCAACGAGCGTGCCTGTGACTACTTTGTCAAGGACAATGGTTTCACCCACCTGTTGGACATTATCACCCTTGGAGACATGCCATACGACTATGGTACGTCTGAGGCTGTCAACTCCCTGAACGATGGTCTGAAGCATCTGTCTCAGCGGGACGAGGAAGGTCTTGTGGAGGTCTATGACCGCAAGTTTGGCGGTCTTTTGCACAACACCGACAGCGAGTTTTACAAGTTCTGGAAGAGCGAGCCTGGCTGGGATACGTCCAAGATCCCTACTTGTTCTCCTGAGCTGTTGAACCAACTCACGTCGGTGCATAGTCTGCTGAACTCATACGAAATTGTGTTTGACTGGGCTGCCCAGCTCAAGTTTgtggagaccaagaaccCCGTGGAGATCTTTGAGCTGATCGAGTCGCTGTACGCCAGAGCGTCGTGGGAGATTGTGCGAATCTCCAACTCAGTACCAGAGGACTGGAAGAAGGCTGCTCGTCTTCATTACTTTTCCATTGCCTTTGGACCGTCTCgaaagctggaggaggacaagaagaagcagattgccgagattgaggagaaACTGCCGGCCGACTCCGAGTACTGGGATCTCAAGCAGTACTGGTTTGTGCTTAACGGTATCACCATGGCCACTTTGCGATGCTTGTCCAATGTCGCTAAGTTGATTTCTGCCAAGCGGCTCGTTGATCACACTACCAACAAAAAACTGGCCCTTAATATCGCCGACTGGGTAGCCAAGGGGCTCATCAACAACTTCAACTATCTGGGCATCATTCTACATTCGGACCTGCCTCTCAAGGCTCGGTCTGGTTACTGCGTCTATGTGATTGCTGCGTTGAGAGAGACCATGCTTTCCAGTCTTCGAGGCGGCGCTTCGACTCTGACGAATTCGGCGTCTCTTCGAACATCTGTCTTTGCGCCATTTAGACAGGCTGGAggtctggagaagctgctggaggtgtTGCATTACTTTTGGGGTCACATGGAGGACGGAGATACCCCGGAGGAGGCCGCCGAGGCAAAAAACCTGTCGCGGGACGAATTTGAGAGCCGGGAGTTCAAGAAACCCGCTACTCTGACTGTTAACCGTATCCTCGAGTTTCTACTGTCTCTTGTGACCAAGGAGTGCATTGTCGACTCGTCCTTTACACTGACTTTGAACACTGGTGAAGAGCGACCTTACTTTGACGGTGGCCAGTTTTTGGTGGAGAACAAGTTGGCTGTGCTCACTGGTATCAAACCTCTGCTGTTGGACAAGGAGACTCAACGTCGGGCTGGTGCGCGAGTGTTTGAGTGGCTGTTGCAGTTGGTGTCTCGATTGACCATTCGTCTCGGGGAGCCAGCCTCGTCGGACTTGAATCTTGTCCCAACGGTTCTGTCGCCGCAGTTTTGCACGCCCTCAGACTACAAGGTGGATTTTTTGGTGGAGCAGTTGGAGTTCTCCATTGAGgatgccaagaagaagctgattGATGCGGGCGACAACCTCGGCAAGGTAGTCAAGACTGCTGGAAAGGCTGATATTGCTCTTCCCGAGGTGCCCAAGATTGATGTGTGGGTGCCGCATGCTCCCGATGGCACGCCTCTATTGACTGTGGCTCAGCTCAACACTCTGCGGGCCAACCTCGGCAACTCGTTGCAGGAGCGGTCTCTGGAGTTTCTAGAGAAGCATGCCGACCATGCCAGCGCTGTACAGGAGTTGTTCAGCACCCCCTCGGACGATCTGCTTGAGGTTCTGACTCAGGGTCTGGACAAGGGTATTCCTGGTCGGTACGAGCTTATCGCTCTGAGTATCCAGGACGACCGCAACCGCGAAAAGTTCCTCAAGCGCGGCATGTACACTCTGGAGTGGGCTCAGGCATATATGCAGGCCCACGACCCTGATTTCATGTCGCGGCCCGAGTTTGTGCACTTTTTGGCTGTTTACGAACGATGCTATTTCGTCGCGACCGAGTATCCtctcgaggaggccaagcaTTTGTATGCTGAGGTGAGCCACAAGTTCACCGATTACAGCGGCATGGTTGTGTCGGAGGAGGCAATTGAGTACGTCTTTTCCAAACTGCTAGCAATTGAGAAGTTCAGCGAGTCCGATACTCTTCTCGCGGTATCCCGTGTCCTGGCTCTGTACACCACCAAGTTCCAGTACTCTGATCGTATCCGAGGCGCGCCTGTCTTGCAGGCGATGCTCAAGGGTATCAGAGAATTTCCGGATGCCGCTCACATGGACTCCATTCAGCAGACGGTCCTTGTTCTGTTGCGCCACTGTACTGAGACGCCCACTTCGATTCAGAACATCATCGCCCACAAGCTAGGCCAGAGCAGTCGTGCCCCCATTGCAAACCTCATGCAgcagtactcgtacctgtATGCTCGAAGCCCTGAGTATTTCATTCTCACGGCCAAGAGAACACTGACTTGCGACGTCAAGCACTTCCCTGAGGTgaagcccaagaaggtggAGCCCCTGACGGCCGAGGTGGAGCACTGTGGTATCATGGAGTTGCTGACTACCGAGATTACGTCTCTGGGCAACTCATGGGTTCCTGAGCCATCTGACAATGTCGAGCATCCTGCCGAGCCAAAGGACTACCCTGAGCTTGCTTACCTGACATTCCTTCTCAACTGCATGACAGAGCTTTTGGGTGCTTATGCTGATTCCAAACTggagtttgtgtctcttgGCCGAAAGAAGCACGGTCTGTTGTCATACTTCCTCACAAAGCTGCTCTACTTTTCCACAGCTGCCAACGAGCCTGACAACACCATGACCCGAGCCCGCATGTCTGTCTCAGCCTCTGCGACTTCGTGTCTACATGCCCTTGTTTCGTCAACACAAGAGCGCGACTTTGATGCGGACTCCACTGAGAAACGAGACCTGGTGATGGTTCGAAAAGCTCTGTTGGACACAGTCATGCGACTTCTTCGAGAGGCCACTCACCTGGATACTCTGGACAAGCGGTATACTCGATACGCCGTGCTGCTTGACCTGTGTCACAAGCTGTTGAGTGCAAAGACTTTGTCTACTGCCACCAACAGTGCAGCTATCGCGTCTGAGCATGCACAGCAGGACTCGGCAGAGTTCGCATTGGTCATGTACGACAAGCACTTTGCCAAGTCTGTGACAGCCCTGATTGCTGACCTGGATCTCAACTTCCCAGGTGCCAAAAAGGTGGCCAAGACTCTTCTTCGGCCCATCCATCGGCTGTCTCACTTGACTATGGAGAACCCCGATGCTCTTGATCGTGGcgaagatgacgacgactccGAGTCTGAGGATGACGAGTCAGAGGACGACGattccgacgacgacactCCCCCTCAGAACATTTTCCAGAACTCGACGCTGGGCATGTTTGAGGCCGAAGCCAACTCTggcgacgaggagatggacgagattGGCTCTGACCATAGCGAGctcgatgatgatgacatggaggagctggaggagccacTATACCTGGatcaggaggaggacgattCGGATTTGGACCTGGACGACATGTCTGATGATGATCATGTCTCCGATCACGTTGCCGAAAGTGATATTGACGAGGTTATCGCCATGGAGGAGGGCGAAGACGAGTGGGAGAGTTACAGTGAGGAGGAGcttggagaggaggagcttGAGGATGAACTGGACTTCTCGGAGGCTGAGCCTGCcggggagcaggaggagggagacGCTATTGGCGGTGTTCGGGATCTGATTGCTGCTCTCGGCAATCCCAGTAccccccctcctcctccagactaCGCCATTGATCTGGATTCCactgacgaggaggagctgcaggaggcCAACAGTTTGTTTgtgcctcctcctggtcactctggagctgttggaggACACCCTCTACTGGCTGGCCGAGGCGGCAATGGACGAAGTCTGTCCATGTCTTACACTCGGAATGCCATGAATTTGAGTGCCATCAACAACCCCATGGACAATCTGCTAGAGCGGATGGTATCTCGGGCTGTGACTGGTCCCGACGGAGGTTCTTTCACCATTGGTATTGGCAGTTCCAACGGTGTTCAGATTCAGCGCAACGTGGAGGCTCTGCTGACTTCCGTGGGTGGTTACCGACGTCCTCGAAAGGCTGGTTGGGATGCCAAGCTGCTTCGTTTCGAGGCCAGCTCAACTGTCATTCGATGGACCGCCTTTGCTCGGATGTttgacattgtcaagcAGCGAGGCGTGTGCTGGAGAGCCGTGGCACCCATAATGAACGCCATTGGTCCTCCTGTCGAAGCTGAGATTGAGGCTCGAGAGCAAGCTCAACGCGAGGCTATGCAAGGACGACTGGCACAGGAGGCCGTCATTGTAGAGTCTTCAGAAGACGAGGATATGGTCTCTGCTGCTTCCACTGACGACCTCATGGGTGGCCAGGAGGATGTGGaagaggatgaggaggaggagagagacGAAGCACTGGACCTGGCGGAGGCGATAATGGGCCATGCtgaggaggtggatgaCGAGGACGATGATGTTTCCGTCGGCACCGAGGCTGACCAACTACCCGAGTCCAGTGGTCCCGCTCGAGACCCCGTCTATGTCACAATTTCAGGCCGGCAGGTTGACATTTCCGGTCTAGATATCGACCCCACGTTCCTCGAGGCACTTCCTGAGGACATGCGGGAGGAGGTTGTGTTGCAGCACATCCGGGAGAGCGAGTTGGACGACTCTGTCATCTCTACTCTGCCAGACAACATGCGAGCGGAGCTGCGTCCTGTCACTCTTGGACAGGCCGATTCTCAAGACTTTGCCACGTTCCTGGGAACGCTAGACTCCAACCTTCGTCATACAATTCTCATGGAGCAGGATGAGGCGACCCTCAATGCTCTTCCTGATGAGCTTGTTGCTGAGGCTCGTCGTTTGCGAGTTCGACAGGCTCCTCTTGTCATGGACCAGGctgatgatgaggatgatgatgatcCTGGCACTGAGGATGACACAGCCATGATTGACGACGCTGTCACTTCTACGCTCGGTGTAGCTACCACTGCCACCACACCTCATCAACGTCGACACACCAAAAAAGTGGATGTGTTTGCTGCCCGAAACTTTGTGGACAAGAGTGGCATCACTGCTCTGATTCGGCTGCTCTACCTTCCTCAGGGGAGTGCTTCTCGTGATTTCCTTcatgagctgctgctcaatgtGGTTCGAAACCGGCAAGCTCGTGCCGACGTCATTTCCATCCTTCTGTCTATTCTGCAGGACGGATGTCGAGACCGAGCGTCGCTCGAGCGGTCCTTTGCCAACCTCACTACCACGTCCAACGTGCAGGGCACACCCAAGTCGCCCATCAAGGCCGGCCTCGGTAGTGCTTCCAGCGAGCTCAGTACGGACGTCACGCCAATGACGGTCACTCTGCAAGTGTTGGATGCTCTGTCCTACTTGATCAGAAACAATGCCCACATCCGGCACTACTTCCTGACTGAGCACGAGGTGCCTGTTGGCCACACGCGGGTCAAACGTAAGAAGGCGCTCAAGAGCATGAAGTACCCCGTCAACATTTTGTTTGGTCTTCTCAAGAACCCTGTGGTAACCGAGCGAAGCCATGCCATGGAGGTGCTGTCAATCATGCTACAGGAGGCCACGCGACCTCTGCAGGCCAAGCGACGAGCTAGCATGAACGTTgcagcagaggcagctGCCCTTGCCCGTGAAGAGACCCGTGCTGAGgctgcttcttcctcaGGAGCTGTCTCTGACACTGCCATGGTGATCGATGAGCCTGAGACGGAGGGTGTTACCACGACTGTGCAGGCCAAGAAGTCGCTCAAGGACCTGTCGCCGTACATTCCATCCGGAAACTTGTCTCTTGTGACTCAGATTTTGACTGCCAACGAGTGCTCCTCTTTGACATTTCAGCAGACTCTTTCTTGCATGCAGAACTTGCTGCACATTGATAATGCTGTCAAGGTGTTTTCCAGCCAGCTGTCGTCCCAGGCCATTCGTCTCGGCAAGACTCTGATCACGGATTTGGTGAATCTCAACTCTCTGATTCACACACCCGGCAATACTATCCAGGGTTCTGCTCTGAGCAAGTTCTCGCTGGCGTCTTCTGACCAGGCCAAGCTCCTGAGAGTGCTCACTGCCATTGACATTTTATTTGACAAGCGCGGTGAGACCAAGGTGAACATTTACAACAGTCTCACCTTTGGCCCACTTTGGGGCGCTCTCTCAGACGTGCTGGGCTACGTGGCTGAGCATCCTGACTTGATCCATGTCGCCACTGCTCTTTTGCCGCTCATGGAGGCTCTCATGGTTGTTTGTAAGCACTCGCGAGTGACTGAGCGCTCTGCAGGTGGAGCTGGTGGCAACCACCCTGGCAACTCGCCCACAGATCACAGCACCCACAAGTACTCTGCTCGAAGCTACGACTTCGCGAACGAGCCCATTGAgaacctcttcttctctttcaCGGATGAGCACCGCAAGATTCTCAACCTCATGGTCCGAAACAACCCCAAGCTCATGTCTGGTTCGTTTTCCATTCTGGTTAAGAACcccaaggtgctggagttTGACAACAAGCGCAACTACTTCAACCGAAAAATCCACTCGAGCAACCAGAGCGACGGCGCTACGATCAACCTCAATGTGCGAAGAGACCAGGTCTTTTTGGACTCGTACAAGAGCATGTACTTCaagtctgctgctgagattCGGTCTGGCAAGCTCAACATTCACTTCTccggagaagaaggtgttgATGCTGGTGGAGTGACTCGAGAGTGGTACCAGGTGTTGGCCCGGCAAATGTTCAACCCTGACTATGCTCTGTTCACCCCCGTGGCTTCGGATACCACGACTTTCCACCCCAACCGAACGTCGTGGGTCAACCCCGAGCATTTGTCTTTCTTCAAGTTTATTGGTCGAATCATTGGCAAGGCCATCTTCGACCAGAGACTGCTTGACTGCCATTTCTCTCGAGCCGTGTACAAGAAGATTCTCGGCCGAGGCGTgtctctcaaggacatggAGACACTCGACATTGAGTACCACAAGTCGCTGGTGTGGATGCTGGAGAACGACATCACCGACATCATCACCGAGACCATGTCTATCGAGACAGAGGACTATggtgagaagaagaccattGATTTGATGCCCGATGGTCGAAACATTGCCGTGGACGAGTCTAACAAGGCTGAGTTTGTTCAGCGGGTGGTTGAGTACAGACTCATCACCTCAgtggaggagcagctggagcaCTTCCTACAGGGATTCCACGACATTATTCCAAAGGAACTGGTTTCGATTTTCAAcgagcaggagctggagtTGTTGATTTGTGGTCTGCCCGAGATTGATGTCGACGACTGGCGAAACAACACCGTGTACACTAACTATTCGGCGTCGTCGCCTCAGATCCAGTGGTTCTGGCGATCCATTCGATCGtttgacgacgaagagcgggccaagctgctgcagttCGTGACCGGAACCAGTAAGGTGCCTTTGGATGGAttcaaggagctggagggaATGAATGGCCCTACAAAATTCAACATTCATCGAGCCTACGGCAACAACGAGCGGTTGCCTTCTTCGCACACGTGTTTCAACCAGCTGGATCTACCAGAGTACGACAGCTACGAGACTCTGCGGggctccttgttgttggccaTCACGGAGGGACGGGAAGGATTTGGTTTTGCCTAG
- a CDS encoding uncharacterized protein (Compare to YALI0B05962g, no similarity): MVRSIIGMARKVKTEQLSHELSKFSSDSESDSHTQNTDESGVTKQTNDDDDDDDDEDGDDDGDDDDDDDDDDDSNSERESEVKEVKPMAKKKVKATPTKVEKPKKELKDYKGLAKKSKALEKVQSMDLSSSVKSSPKKTPKKTDSKSDSKSATPLKLKAVPSNYFSADYKSPKLSSSKSTPKSALKNKGLGSVPVIPHQRKNCVRITMLKSNPDGTQETFVFGSVPRDILISQLIFNLPESWNTRRSDVYSVKGEVIEDLETATLASLGLKDGGVIDAVSRGTSG; the protein is encoded by the coding sequence ATGGTACGAAGCATCATCGGCATGGCCAGGAAGGTCAAGACGGAGCAATTGTCACACGAGCTTTCAAAGTTCTCGTCGGACAGTGAAAGTGACAGTCATACCCAAAACACCGACGAGAGCGGAGTTACAAAGCAGACCaacgatgacgacgacgacgacgacgacgaagacggCGATGACGATGgcgatgacgatgatgacgatgatgatgatgacgataGCAACAGCGAAAGAGAAAGCGAAGTCAAGGAAGTCAAGCCCATGGCCAAAAAGAAAGTCAAGGCAACCCCGaccaaggtggagaagcccaagaaaGAGCTCAAAGATTACAAGGGATTGGCAAAGAAGTCaaaggctctggagaaggttCAGTCCATGGACCTGAGCTCCTCAGTTAAGAGCTCGCCCAAGAAGACGCCCAAGAAGACTGACAGCAAGTCTGACAGTAAGTCAGCCACACCTCTCAAACTCAAGGCCGTGCCTTCCAACTACTTCAGCGCCGATTACAAGTCGCCCAAACTATCGTCGTCCAAGAGCACTCCCAAATCCGCgctcaagaacaagggcCTCGGATCCGTCCCCGTCATCCCACACCAGAGGAAGAATTGCGTGAGAATAACCATGCTCAAGTCCAACCCCGATGGAACCCAGGAAACCTTCGTTTTCGGCTCGGTGCCCCGAGACATTCTTATCAGCCAGCTCATTTTCAACCTGCCCGAAAGCTGGAACACGCGTAGAAGCGATGTCTACTCGGTCAAGGGCGAAGTGATTGAGGACCTGGAGACCGCCACTTTGGCCAGCTTGGGTCTCAAGGACGGAGGAGTGATTGATGCTGTGAGCCGAGGAACCAGCGGTTAA